The genomic stretch TAGTTCAGCTGGGTTTAACAGTCCTGGACAATGATTCCATTGACAGGGGTCAGATGAATCCAGTATCTCCCCAATTCGGCTGGCGATAAAGACCGGGTGTCGCTTAGACACTCCGCGTATCCTCTGGAACACAGTACTAATGTCTGTCCAGAAATAGGTAGAGTCAATGATGTAACCATGCTCCTTGACGACTACCAAAGATAATCTCGTACTCAAAACAGCAGCTTGCAATTCAAGTTTTGGTATGCTTAAGGGTTTCTCGGGTGCTACCCGAGTCTTGGCCATAACAAATGCACATTTCACTGCTCCACTGGCATAGCAGAATCTCAAATAAGCCACTGAGCAGAATGCCTGTTCGCTTGCATCCCCAAAGATATGAAGCTCAATAGCAGATGGGCTGTCTGGAACATGACGATAGAAACGGGAGATGCGAAATTGTGAAATTCCATCTAGCTCTTCCTGCCACTTAGACCACtcctttagaagctctgatggCAGTAAATCGTCCCAACCAATACCGCAATGCCACACTTGCTGAAGAAGGATTTTCGCTCTAACCAGGAATGGAGCTAGGAATCCAATGGGATCAAAGAGTGATGCTGTAAGGCTCAGCATCTTACGACGAGTGTCTGCTATGTTTCTCTTCGCAACCTCATAGACAAAACAGTCTGAATTGGTGTCCCAGATGATACCAAGAGCACGTTCCACAGGCATTACGATATTTTCATCCACGACCTTGACAGAGGGAGCTCTTTCCGGTTCTGGAATTTGCGCGATCACTTCTTTCTCATTTGAGATCCACTTGGTCAAGTGGAAACATCCCAGGTTAAGCATTTTAGCAAGTTGTCGTTGtatttccatagcctcatcgaTTGATTTAACAGACTTGAAAAAGTCATCCATGTAAAAGTTTCGCTTCACAGCTAGAGCGGCGATTGGAAACTTCATCTCTTTATCTTCTGCACTCCTCAACAAGGCATAGTTGGAACAAGTTGGCGCACATTTCGCTCCAAATATGTGACGCACGTATTGGTAGACTTCGATCGGTGATTCAGGGGATTGACGCCACAGAAAACGAAGGGCACTTTGATCTGCTTCCGGGACGGCAACTTGATTAAACATCGCTTCAATGTCTCCAGAAAGCGCTACCTTTTCTTCTCGAAATCGCATGAAGATTCCAACAAGGTTGTTTAACAAATCAGGGCCGATTAGAAGATGGCTGTTTAATGATGAGCCTTGAAACTTCGCAGCAGCATCACATACTCGTTGAACCTTACCAGGTTTCTTAGGGTTGACAACAGGGTGGTGAGGAAGGTACCATTTGCGTGCGACTGGGGCAACCACTTCCTCTTTAGTAAGCCTTTTGATGTATCCCTTTTTCATGTCCATATCAATAGTTCTCTTGTAATTTGCAGCCAACTCAGGATCACGActaatttcttctcaagaaatTCAAGCCGCCGAGCTGCAGCGGGAAAGTTGTCAGGAAGattaacatttttatcgcacCAAATCAAGGGAACCTCGTAACGACCATCCACCTTCCGTGTACTTTCATTCAAGAATTTCATGACTCTTTCATCTTCGACTGAGCGTTGGGTGTCGTTGTCGTAACGGCAACCAAAGTTCTCTGTTCGCCACCACGTTTTCACGGTTTCATTGAGCTCCTCCTCTGGAGTTGCCACATGAACTTTACAAACAGACTCTTGCCCTTGAATATAACCAGGTACACGACCAGTAACAGTCCAACCAATCCTAGTATGCACACCAACAGGGGATCTCTTCGGACCATGCCGTATTTCCAGCGGAACAATGAGTTCTGCGACATCACTTCCAAGGAGTAAAGTGACTTGAGTCCCCGCGACTTCAGTCAGCTCCAAGTCCCAGAGGTTTGGCCACTTTTCTTGTAGCTCCCGGAGTTTCACTTTCTTCTGAGGCACGTTCAGATGATTAACCACAAGAACTCCATTCACATCATATTGGGTGCCAAAGTCATTTACTGGACTAACTTGTACATTAATACGCTTTGTCAACAGGTCAGAGGTTTTCTGAATTCCATTTAAGAGCACACTTTCCACAGGACCATCCAAACCAAGCCTTCCAGCAACATCTGCTAGCAGCAAGCTAAAAGTACT from Montipora capricornis isolate CH-2021 chromosome 12, ASM3666992v2, whole genome shotgun sequence encodes the following:
- the LOC138025593 gene encoding uncharacterized protein, with product MKKGYIKRLTKEEVVAPVARKWYLPHHPVVNPKKPGKVQRVCDAAAKFQGSSLNSHLLIGPDLLNNLVGIFMRFREEKVALSGDIEAMFNQVAVPEADQSALRFLWRQSPESPIEVYQYVRHIFGAKCAPTCSNYALLRSAEDKEMKFPIAALAVKRNFYMDDFFKSVKSIDEAMEIQRQLAKMLNLGCFHLTKWISNEKEVIAQIPEPERAPSVKVVDENIVMPVERALGIIWDTNSDCFVYEVAKRNIADTRRKMLSLTASLFDPIGFLAPFLVRAKILLQQVWHCGIGWDDLLPSELLKEWSKWQEELDGISQFRISRFYRHVPDSPSAIELHIFGDASEQAFCSVAYLRFCYASGAVKCAFVMAKTRVAPEKPLSIPKLELQAAVLSTRLSLVVVKEHGYIIDSTYFWTDISTVFQRIRGVSKRHPVFIASRIGEILDSSDPCQWNHCPGLLNPAELLNSLGSTCRPTSSGRLM